From a single Helicovermis profundi genomic region:
- a CDS encoding Na+/H+ antiporter subunit E, which produces MGNFILLFITLFVFWAGLVFPLSFQELIVGIILSFSISLLVSIRIKGKEMYKISGIPYVFKFIFIFAWELIKANFSIAKIVLTPSLPISPKIVKVKTSIRSELGKAVLANSITLTPGTLTIDLVGDELYIHVVDGKKVSDADDILLPFEKTLKGALDK; this is translated from the coding sequence ATGGGTAATTTTATATTACTTTTTATTACTCTATTTGTTTTTTGGGCTGGATTAGTTTTTCCACTATCTTTTCAAGAACTCATAGTAGGCATTATTTTAAGTTTTAGTATTTCTTTACTAGTTTCTATTAGAATTAAAGGTAAAGAAATGTATAAAATTTCTGGAATTCCTTATGTTTTTAAATTTATTTTTATTTTTGCTTGGGAATTAATTAAAGCTAATTTTTCAATTGCAAAAATTGTACTTACACCAAGTTTACCTATTTCACCAAAAATTGTTAAGGTGAAAACAAGTATTAGATCTGAACTTGGAAAAGCAGTTCTTGCTAATTCAATAACGTTGACACCAGGAACACTAACAATTGATTTGGTTGGCGATGAACTTTATATTCATGTTGTTGATGGAAAAAAGGTTTCAGATGCTGATGATATTTTGTTGCCGTTTGAAAAAACGTTGAAAGGAGCGCTTGACAAATGA
- a CDS encoding HD-GYP domain-containing protein: MRIVPVNSVKGEAYLARDLYNSKSKVLLKRGVLLTEHLLKKIHNNNIYTIYIEDKYSSESIKEVIKPELRIKAIETIKETFKNIEKDNRFSKKESQGLKKNLGIRRMEKYLDNMKSISESIIEDLTSNTNLLVNLVDLKNVSTYTYEHSVNVAIISLVLGMELKFSRNELQTLFIGALLHDIGKTLLPEEIINKEEKLSETEKELTKTHSQLGYNYLKENFALSTKSNIVVLQHHERFDGLGYPNGTYGKAIHLYSRIVAVANVFDSMTSDKPSSNAIMPNEALEFIMGNAGKQFDFEIVDIFSKKIMLYTVGTLVMLSNNAPCVVVSQNTNLPLRPKVKVIDKRRKDYNEIYDLSIKTNIVISSVIYNYSDENV, encoded by the coding sequence ATGAGAATTGTTCCTGTTAATTCAGTAAAAGGTGAAGCATATCTCGCAAGAGATCTATATAATTCAAAAAGTAAAGTACTTCTAAAAAGAGGTGTATTACTTACAGAACATTTACTAAAAAAAATTCACAACAATAATATTTACACTATATACATTGAAGATAAGTATTCTAGTGAATCTATTAAAGAAGTAATAAAGCCTGAGCTACGAATTAAGGCAATTGAAACAATAAAAGAAACTTTTAAAAATATTGAAAAAGATAATAGATTTTCAAAAAAAGAATCACAAGGACTAAAAAAAAATCTTGGTATAAGAAGAATGGAAAAATACTTAGATAATATGAAAAGCATTTCAGAAAGTATTATTGAAGATTTAACTTCTAATACTAACTTACTAGTAAATTTAGTTGACTTAAAAAATGTAAGTACTTACACTTATGAACATTCCGTAAATGTTGCTATTATTTCTCTAGTTCTTGGCATGGAACTTAAATTTTCAAGAAATGAGCTTCAAACTTTATTTATTGGCGCCCTTCTACACGATATTGGAAAAACTCTATTACCAGAAGAAATTATAAATAAAGAAGAAAAATTGTCAGAAACTGAAAAAGAATTAACTAAAACACATTCACAACTCGGATATAATTATCTTAAAGAAAATTTTGCTCTGTCAACAAAATCAAATATCGTGGTTTTACAGCATCACGAGCGTTTTGACGGTCTTGGTTATCCAAATGGAACTTATGGAAAAGCAATTCATTTATATTCAAGAATAGTTGCAGTTGCAAATGTTTTTGACTCTATGACTTCTGATAAACCTTCTAGTAATGCAATTATGCCAAATGAGGCATTAGAATTTATAATGGGTAATGCTGGCAAACAATTTGATTTTGAAATAGTAGATATTTTTTCAAAAAAAATAATGCTTTATACTGTAGGAACTCTAGTCATGCTTTCAAATAACGCCCCTTGCGTCGTGGTAAGTCAAAATACAAACTTACCTCTAAGGCCAAAGGTAAAAGTAATTGATAAAAGGCGAAAAGATTACAATGAAATTTACGATTTATCTATCAAAACAAATATTGTAATTAGTTCAGTTATATACAATTATTCTGACGAGAATGTTTAA
- a CDS encoding flagellin — protein MRIDNNIKAINNILAGNASSNSPANIAINEGLKAKEKGFNQAINNTKDSINLANTAEGALNTVNDSLQSIKELAIQASNGTLNNDDKVAIQNQIEGLKSSIKDTLKNTDFNTIKVLDNGYDGNVQNSPNANQSENMKIETTTLDTIGIKDFNVLDSNFDIGKIDSAIDKITKSRTEIGAKVNSLETSIQSNQVARENTLSAKESLSDDIASQMMDLKKSQILQQFKNFAQTNKIPTNNSALNLLG, from the coding sequence ATGCGTATAGATAATAATATTAAAGCTATAAATAATATTTTGGCTGGAAATGCATCTAGCAATTCTCCAGCAAATATTGCTATTAATGAAGGGTTAAAGGCAAAAGAAAAGGGTTTTAACCAAGCTATTAACAATACGAAAGATTCAATTAATCTTGCTAATACTGCAGAAGGTGCTCTAAACACTGTCAATGATTCACTTCAAAGCATAAAAGAACTTGCTATTCAAGCATCGAATGGAACCCTTAATAATGATGATAAGGTTGCCATTCAAAACCAAATTGAAGGTCTAAAAAGTTCAATCAAAGATACTTTAAAAAATACTGACTTTAACACTATAAAAGTTCTTGATAATGGTTACGATGGCAATGTGCAAAATAGCCCTAATGCAAATCAGAGTGAAAATATGAAAATCGAAACAACTACACTTGATACTATTGGCATAAAGGATTTTAATGTCCTTGATAGTAATTTCGATATTGGTAAAATAGATAGCGCAATTGATAAGATAACAAAATCAAGAACTGAGATTGGTGCAAAAGTAAATTCACTTGAAACTTCAATTCAATCAAATCAAGTTGCTAGAGAAAATACTTTGTCTGCAAAAGAAAGCTTAAGTGATGATATCGCAAGCCAAATGATGGATTTAAAAAAATCTCAAATTCTTCAGCAATTTAAAAATTTTGCTCAAACAAATAAAATACCAACAAATAATAGCGCACTTAACCTTCTTGGTTAG
- the lipA gene encoding lipoyl synthase: MKEYQRKPEWLKVQIKDTKKLVQVNEILKANNLNTVCEGAACPNRLECFSKRTATFMILGNNCTRGCKFCNISGGKPETVDMEEPKRLAKAVKEMGLKHAVITSVTRDDLDDGGSMHFYNTVKAIQNTSKDTIIEVLIPDFQGCSESLDNVIKSSPDIINHNVETIERLYSSVRPEADYEQSLHLLSEVKDRSNIYTKTGFMLGLGEKKEEVYKLIDDLSGRNIDFLTIGQYLPPSKDHFPLDRYVSPEEFDDYKEYALKKGFKFVASAPLVRSSYNASEFFEAVVNRKSN; the protein is encoded by the coding sequence ATGAAAGAATATCAAAGAAAGCCTGAGTGGCTAAAAGTTCAAATTAAAGATACTAAAAAGCTAGTGCAAGTAAATGAAATACTTAAGGCTAATAATCTTAATACGGTTTGTGAAGGGGCTGCATGCCCAAATCGACTAGAATGTTTTAGTAAAAGGACTGCTACCTTTATGATACTTGGCAATAACTGTACAAGAGGATGTAAATTTTGTAATATAAGTGGCGGAAAACCTGAAACAGTTGATATGGAAGAACCAAAAAGACTTGCTAAAGCAGTTAAAGAAATGGGTTTAAAACACGCAGTAATAACATCTGTTACTAGAGATGATTTAGATGATGGTGGTTCAATGCATTTTTATAATACAGTTAAAGCAATTCAAAATACGAGTAAAGATACTATTATAGAAGTATTAATTCCGGATTTTCAAGGTTGTAGTGAAAGTCTTGATAATGTTATTAAATCGTCGCCAGACATAATAAATCACAATGTTGAAACTATAGAAAGGTTATACTCATCAGTAAGACCCGAAGCAGACTACGAACAATCACTTCATTTACTTAGTGAAGTTAAAGATAGATCTAATATTTATACTAAAACTGGATTTATGCTAGGACTTGGAGAAAAGAAAGAAGAAGTGTACAAATTAATAGATGATTTAAGTGGTAGAAATATAGATTTTCTTACAATTGGTCAATATTTACCACCGTCAAAAGATCACTTTCCACTTGATAGGTATGTAAGTCCTGAAGAATTTGATGATTACAAGGAATATGCCCTTAAAAAAGGTTTTAAATTTGTTGCTTCAGCTCCACTAGTAAGAAGTTCTTATAATGCTTCTGAATTTTTTGAAGCAGTTGTAAATAGGAAGAGTAATTAG
- a CDS encoding lipoate--protein ligase, translated as MLIVLNDNTSSFFNLAAEEYMMKNFDDDIFMLWRGERSILIGNNQNALKEINYDYVKENNIGVVRRITGGGTVFFDLGNIAFGFIKTDDKAEDKSSFTDFRKFTIPILEVLKSIGVNAEFSGRNDLVVDGMKISGNAQYKYKNRVLHHGALLYSADLKDLVSAINPSQIKYKSKGIDSVKSRVTNINKYLNEENKELDILGFRDLINKHIKNNYNASFYKFTEKDLNEIDKLMEEKYLTYEWNYGKSPKYSSYNEEKFKGGIVEASYEVKNAKIYKIKFNGDFFSQKSTVDIEKVLIGVNHNKEDIKNKLSDFNIDEYFSNITLDEIVSLLF; from the coding sequence ATGTTAATTGTTTTAAATGATAATACGAGTTCATTTTTTAATCTAGCAGCTGAAGAATATATGATGAAAAACTTTGATGATGATATATTTATGCTTTGGAGAGGTGAAAGATCTATATTAATAGGTAATAATCAAAATGCTCTTAAAGAAATAAATTATGATTATGTAAAAGAAAATAATATAGGTGTTGTAAGGCGAATTACTGGAGGCGGAACAGTTTTTTTTGATTTAGGCAATATTGCATTTGGTTTTATTAAAACGGATGATAAAGCAGAAGATAAAAGTTCTTTTACTGATTTTAGAAAATTTACGATTCCAATTTTAGAAGTACTTAAAAGTATTGGAGTTAATGCAGAATTTTCGGGAAGAAACGATTTAGTCGTTGATGGTATGAAAATATCTGGAAACGCCCAGTATAAATATAAAAATAGGGTGCTTCATCACGGTGCACTTCTTTATAGCGCAGATTTAAAAGATTTGGTAAGTGCTATTAATCCTAGCCAAATTAAATATAAGAGTAAAGGAATAGATTCAGTTAAATCAAGAGTAACTAATATTAATAAGTATTTAAATGAAGAAAATAAAGAACTTGATATTTTAGGCTTTAGAGATCTTATTAACAAACACATTAAAAATAACTATAATGCTTCTTTTTATAAATTTACTGAGAAAGATTTAAATGAGATTGATAAGTTAATGGAAGAGAAGTACTTAACTTACGAGTGGAACTATGGAAAATCACCAAAATATTCTTCTTATAATGAAGAAAAGTTTAAAGGTGGTATTGTTGAAGCATCTTATGAAGTTAAAAATGCAAAAATTTATAAAATTAAATTCAATGGAGATTTTTTCTCTCAAAAAAGTACTGTAGATATTGAAAAAGTATTGATTGGAGTAAATCATAATAAAGAAGATATTAAAAATAAATTAAGTGATTTTAATATAGATGAATATTTTTCTAATATTACTTTAGATGAAATAGTTTCGTTATTATTTTAA
- a CDS encoding helix-turn-helix domain-containing protein has translation MNNPYYSVDEVANKLEVHAKTIRRYIYSGKISAKKIGGQWRIYQTDLDEYISSTTRTCHHATSNNQELISEDDFCVFMDNHLFDPSTKIQLCIIVDLFIKDKSEIKDITNEIMDALNEFENDDYNNRYNYVFDKSENKARFVLWGSPSFMETVTKKLKKFEVK, from the coding sequence ATGAACAATCCTTATTATTCTGTAGACGAAGTAGCTAATAAACTTGAAGTTCATGCTAAAACCATTAGAAGATATATTTATAGTGGAAAAATATCAGCCAAAAAAATTGGAGGCCAGTGGAGAATTTATCAAACTGACTTAGATGAATACATTAGTTCTACTACTAGAACTTGTCATCATGCAACTTCTAATAACCAAGAACTTATTAGCGAAGATGATTTTTGTGTTTTTATGGATAACCATTTATTTGATCCTTCTACAAAAATACAACTGTGTATTATAGTAGATTTATTTATTAAAGACAAAAGTGAAATTAAAGATATTACTAACGAAATAATGGATGCATTAAATGAGTTCGAAAATGATGACTATAACAATCGATATAATTACGTTTTCGATAAAAGTGAAAATAAAGCACGCTTTGTTCTTTGGGGCAGTCCATCTTTTATGGAAACAGTTACTAAAAAATTAAAAAAATTTGAGGTGAAATAA